Proteins found in one Mucilaginibacter inviolabilis genomic segment:
- a CDS encoding class I SAM-dependent methyltransferase — translation MERKDHWENVYQTKQLLEVSWFEPIPETSVKIIEELGLSTDAAIIDIGGGDSLLADHLLALGYTNISVLDISSAAIERAKFRLGPKAVLIKWIVSDMLLFNGTEKFDVWHDRATFHFLTDPQDQQLYLYTVNKNLKDDGYLVLGTFSVKGPEKCSNLPVQQYSELTLTRLFSRYFKKINCFIKDHTTPFQTLQQFIFCVFQKNQ, via the coding sequence ATGGAAAGAAAAGATCATTGGGAAAATGTTTATCAAACCAAACAACTTTTGGAAGTCAGCTGGTTTGAGCCGATACCTGAAACTTCGGTTAAGATCATAGAAGAATTAGGCTTGTCTACAGATGCCGCGATCATTGACATCGGCGGGGGTGACAGTTTATTAGCCGATCATTTATTAGCATTGGGCTATACCAATATTTCAGTGCTCGACATATCATCAGCAGCGATTGAACGTGCTAAATTCCGTTTAGGCCCAAAAGCCGTTTTAATTAAATGGATAGTAAGCGATATGCTCTTATTTAACGGAACGGAAAAATTTGACGTCTGGCATGACAGGGCAACTTTTCATTTCCTGACCGACCCGCAGGATCAGCAGCTATATTTATATACCGTAAACAAGAACTTAAAGGATGACGGTTATTTAGTGCTCGGTACATTTTCCGTAAAAGGCCCCGAAAAGTGCAGTAATTTGCCGGTACAGCAATATTCGGAGCTTACACTTACCAGGCTTTTTAGCCGGTATTTTAAAAAGATAAATTGTTTCATTAAGGATCATACAACTCCATTTCAAACCTTACAGCAGTTTATCTTTTGTGTATTTCAAAAGAATCAATAA